The Paenibacillus sophorae genome has a segment encoding these proteins:
- a CDS encoding TldD/PmbA family protein: MKIEEFQEVLFAKGREAGFTEMEIYYANGRSISVSVLKGEIDAYKIVESGGLSFRGLIGGKMGYSSTERLDNESIAYLLDEAGSNAEVLENEEPEELFAGSGHYNSVNTYSASLIKTSPDQLIEAALAMERIALSADHRIDMVRRSAASVSESEVRIVNTKGLNCHRKHSSASASIYVLAKESKDAKETVTGGWFDFSLRSFDDIDLEAVALTGVREAVSKLGGATVQSDNYPIILRNDAATSLLSSFTSVFSAESVDKGFSRLKGKLGEQVAGSNISIIDDPLMENVPSSKSFDAEGSATERHELIKDGRLLTFLHNRKTARKAGVPSTANAAKGGYKGMVEVSHHNLYIAPGTASLTEIIRGTERGILIVELQGLHAGTNATSGSFSLAAIGYLIEHGEIVRPVNQITVSGNFFELLNGIETIGNDPRFIGSCTSPTLKIGSLSVSGA; this comes from the coding sequence TTGAAGATTGAAGAGTTTCAGGAGGTTCTTTTCGCCAAAGGCAGGGAAGCGGGATTCACCGAAATGGAGATTTATTATGCCAACGGTCGATCGATCTCGGTGTCGGTGCTTAAAGGCGAAATTGATGCGTATAAAATAGTCGAGAGCGGCGGTCTGTCGTTCCGCGGCCTCATCGGCGGCAAAATGGGCTATTCATCCACCGAGCGGCTGGATAATGAATCCATAGCCTATTTGCTTGATGAAGCGGGAAGCAATGCCGAAGTGCTGGAGAACGAGGAGCCGGAAGAATTGTTTGCCGGTTCCGGGCACTACAACTCCGTTAATACCTATTCGGCTTCTCTAATTAAGACTTCCCCCGACCAATTGATCGAAGCCGCCCTTGCGATGGAACGCATTGCCCTGAGCGCCGATCACCGCATTGATATGGTTAGACGTTCTGCCGCCTCGGTCAGCGAAAGTGAAGTGCGGATCGTAAATACGAAAGGTCTGAATTGCCACAGAAAGCACAGCTCCGCCTCTGCGAGCATTTATGTGCTGGCCAAAGAATCCAAGGATGCGAAGGAGACCGTGACCGGAGGCTGGTTCGATTTCTCTCTTCGCAGCTTTGACGATATCGATCTGGAAGCGGTGGCGCTGACAGGCGTCCGGGAGGCCGTTTCCAAGCTGGGAGGAGCGACAGTACAGTCGGACAATTATCCCATTATTCTTAGAAATGACGCTGCGACCTCTTTGCTGTCAAGCTTCACTTCGGTGTTCTCCGCGGAGTCGGTGGACAAAGGATTTTCCCGTCTGAAAGGCAAGCTTGGCGAACAAGTGGCTGGGAGCAATATATCGATCATCGATGACCCGCTGATGGAAAATGTGCCGTCGAGCAAGTCGTTCGATGCGGAAGGCAGCGCCACCGAACGCCATGAGCTGATCAAGGACGGCAGACTGCTTACCTTTTTGCATAACCGCAAAACGGCCCGAAAGGCCGGGGTCCCGAGTACAGCCAATGCCGCAAAGGGCGGATACAAAGGCATGGTCGAAGTTTCGCATCATAACCTGTATATTGCACCCGGAACCGCCTCCCTTACGGAAATCATCCGCGGCACAGAACGGGGAATTCTGATCGTGGAGCTTCAGGGTCTGCATGCCGGGACGAATGCGACTTCGGGGAGCTTTTCCCTGGCGGCAATAGGCTATTTGATCGAGCACGGTGAAATCGTAAGACCGGTAAACCAGATTACGGTATCCGGCAACTTTTTTGAGCTGCTTAATGGGATCGAGACGATTGGAAATGATCCGCGGTTTATCGGCAGCTGCACCTCTCCGACGCTCAAGATCGGCTCGTTGTCCGTGTCGGGAGCCTGA